Proteins encoded by one window of Sorex araneus isolate mSorAra2 chromosome 3, mSorAra2.pri, whole genome shotgun sequence:
- the SMIM6 gene encoding small integral membrane protein 6 yields the protein MDILTKYRQIWNEEYWQNPWDEGSLAVIVLFIAMILFVVLFAVIFGTFPLLTSDNCDEQ from the coding sequence ATGGATATCCTGACAAAGTACAGGCAGATCTGGAATGAGGAGTACTGGCAGAACCCCTGGGACGAGGGGAGCCTGGCTGTGATCGTCTTATTCATCGCCATGATCCTATTTGTCGTCTTGTTCGCCGTCATCTTTGGGACCTTCCCTCTGCTTACGAGTGACAACTGTGACGAGCAATAA